Within Kutzneria chonburiensis, the genomic segment CACCTTGTCGGTGATCGACGGCTGAAGCCGGCCGGTCAGATCGGCACCGGCGGCGTCCACGGCGTCGGCCGCCATCACCCGGTACGTCGTGTACTTGCCGCCCGCGATCGCCACCAGGCCCGGGGAGACGCGCGCGACGGCGTGCTCGCGGGACAGCTTGGACGTGGACTCGCTTTCCCCGGCCAACAACGGCCGCAGCCCGGCATACACGCCCTCGATGTCGTCGTGCGTGAGCGGCGTGGCCAGCACGGTGTTGACGTGGTCGAGGATGTAGTCGATGTCGCCCGTGGTAGCAGCGGGATGCGCGAGGTCGAGGTTCCAGTCGGTGTCGGTGGTGCCGACGATCCAGTGGTTGCGCCACGGGATCACGAACAGCACGGACTTCTCGGTGCGCAGGATCAGCCCGGACTCGGCGACGATCCGGTCCCGCGGCACGACGATGTGCACGCCCTTGCTGGCCCGCACCCGGAACCGGCCACGGCTGCCGGACAGGCGCTGGAGCTCGTCGGTCCACACACCGGTGCAGTTGATCACGGCGTTGGCCTTGACGTCGGTCTCGCGACCGTCCTCGGCGTCGCGCACCCGCACGCCGGAGATCCGGTCGGCCTCCCGCATGAATCCGATGACCTGGGTGGACGTCCGCACCACGGCGCCGTAGTGGGCGGCGGTGCGGCCAACGGTCATGGTGTGGCGAGCGTCGTCGGCCTGCGCGTCGTAGTAGCGGATGCCGCCAATCAGTGCGGACCGCTTGAGCGCCGGGAACATGCGCAGCGCACCGGCCCGCGTGAGGTGCTTCTGCCCGGGCACCGAGCTGGCGCCGCCCATCGTGTCGTACATCAGCAGGCCGGCCGCGGTGTACGGGCGCTCCCACAGCCGGTGGCTGAGCGGGTAGAGGAAGCTCACCGGCTTGACCAGGTGCGGGGCGATCCGCGTGAGCATCAGCTCCCGCTCACGCAGCGCCTCACGCACCAGCCCGAACTCCAACTGCTCCAGGTAGCGCAGGCCGCCGTGGAAGAGCTTGCTCGACCGGCTGGACGTGCCCGAGGCCAGGTCCCGGGCCTCGACCAGCGCCACCCGCAGGCCACGGGTGGCGGCGTCCAGCGCCGTGCCGACACCGACCACGCCGCCGCCGATCACCACCACGTCGAAGGTCTCCGAGCCGAGGCGCTGCCAGTCACGCTCCCGTTCCGGCACGCCGAGGCGGCCGGTCTCGGCCGAGCCGCGAGTCGGGGTCTCCGGTGCTGCTGCTGGTTTCCGGGTGGCCACGCCACTCGCCTCCCGCCTGTTGGCTGCCTGGCTTCCGACGGATCATCACGCTACCGGCTGCGGGGCCGCGACGGGCAGTGGAGCACTTCGGCCATGGACAGGTCCGGTACCGCTCAGTAACGTCCGATCTCCCGTTCCAACGGCGTAGACGGGCGTGGAGGTGTGTATGGGCTATGGCGCGATCTTCGTCTGGGAGACGATCGGCACCGCGCTGCTGATCCTGTTGGGCACCGGTGTGGTGGCCAACGCGGTGCTGAAGAACACCAACGGCAACAACGGCGGCACACTGTTCATCAACGTCGGCTGGGGCTTCGCGGTCTTCACCGGAGCCAGTGTCGCCAATCCGAGTGGAGCTCACCTCAATCCGGCGGTCACCCTCGGTCTGGCCATCGCCAAGAAGGTCAGCTGGGACAAGGTTCCCTTCTACTTCGCCGGCGAGATGGCCGGCGCGATCATCGGCGCCATGCTGTGCTGGGCCACCTACAAACTCCAGTTCGACAAGCACGACGAACCGCAGAACACGCTGGGCATCTTCTCCACCGCGCCGCGCATCCCCGGGACGGCGTGGAACCTGGTCACCGAGATCATCGGCACCTTCGTGCTGCTGATCTGGATCCTGGAGAGCCCGACCGTCAAGACCGGCACCGACGGCATCCCGCAGTTCGGCAACTCGGCGCTGGGCTACGCCGGCGTCGCGTTCGTGGTGCTGGTCATCGGCACCTCGCTCGGCGGCCCCACCGGGTACGCCATCAACCCCGCCCGCGACCTCGGCCCGCGCCTCGCGTACGCCTTCCTGATGCCGATCAAGGGCAAGGGCGACGGCAACTGGGGCTACTCCTGGGTGCCGGTCGTCGGCCCGCTGGTCGGCGGCGCGCTCGCGGCGCTGCTCTCGCTGGCCCTGCCCGCTTCCTGACGTCTGCGAAAGGCGAATTCATGTCCTCCTATGTGGCCGCCATCGACCAGGGCACGACGTCCACCCGCTGCATGATCTTCGACCACTCCGGCCGGGTGGTCGCGGTCGACCAGAAGGAGCACCGGCAGATCTTCCCCAAGGCCGGTTGGGTCGAGCACGACCCCGAGGAGGTGTGGTCCAACACCAGAGAGGTCGCCGCCGGGGCGGTGGCCAAGGCCGACCTGCACGTCAGCGACATCGCCGCGGTCGGCATCACCAACCAGCGCGAAACCGCCGTGGTGTGGGACCGCACCACCGGCAAGCCGGTGTACAACGCCATCGTCTGGCAGGACACCCGCACCCAGGCCATCGTCGACGAGCTGTCCGGCGACATCGGCGCCGACCGCTACAAGACCCGCACCGGACTGCCGCTGGCCACCTACTTCTCCGGGCCCAAGATCCGTTGGATCCTCGACAACGTCGAGGGCGCACGGGCCAAGGCCGAGTCAGGTGACCTGATCTTCGGCAACATGGACACCTGGGTGCTGTGGAACATGACCGGCGGTGTCGACGGCGGCGTGCACGTCACCGACCCCACCAACGCCTCCCGGACCCTGCTGATGGATCTGGAGACGCTGGCCTGGGACGCCGAGATCGCCGCCGACATGGGCATTCCGCTGTCCATGCTGCCCGAGATCCGGTCGTCCTCCGAGGAGTACGGCCACGTCCGGGAGCGCGGCGCGCTGGCCGGCGTGCCCATCGCCGGCATCCTCGGCGACCAGCAGGCGGCGACGTTCGGCCAGGCCTGCCTGTCGCCCGGCGAGGCCAAGAACACCTACGGCACCGGCAACTTCGTGCTGCTCAACACCGGCACCGAGAAGGTGCTCAGCGAGAACGGCCTGCTCACCACCGTCTGCTACAAGATCGGCTCCGCCGACACCGTGTACGCGCTGGAGGGCTCCATCGCCGTCACGGGTTCGCTGGTGCAGTGGATCCGCGACAACCTCGGCATGATCAGCTCCGCCGCCGAGATCGAGGAGCACGCACGTTCGGTCGAGGACAACGGCGGCTGCTACTTCGTGCCCGCCTTCTCCGGCCTGTTCGCC encodes:
- a CDS encoding glycerol-3-phosphate dehydrogenase/oxidase translates to MPERERDWQRLGSETFDVVVIGGGVVGVGTALDAATRGLRVALVEARDLASGTSSRSSKLFHGGLRYLEQLEFGLVREALRERELMLTRIAPHLVKPVSFLYPLSHRLWERPYTAAGLLMYDTMGGASSVPGQKHLTRAGALRMFPALKRSALIGGIRYYDAQADDARHTMTVGRTAAHYGAVVRTSTQVIGFMREADRISGVRVRDAEDGRETDVKANAVINCTGVWTDELQRLSGSRGRFRVRASKGVHIVVPRDRIVAESGLILRTEKSVLFVIPWRNHWIVGTTDTDWNLDLAHPAATTGDIDYILDHVNTVLATPLTHDDIEGVYAGLRPLLAGESESTSKLSREHAVARVSPGLVAIAGGKYTTYRVMAADAVDAAGADLTGRLQPSITDKVPLLGADGYYALVNQADQLATRHGLHPYRVRHLLDRYGSLVHEVLAVADGDPDLLRPLPAAPDYLQVEIVYAASHEGALHLEDALTRRTRISIEYPHRGVDCAEQVARLMGRVLGWDEARVAREVEVYTSRVQAERDSQSEPNDQAADAKRISAPEARDLRDPVS
- a CDS encoding MIP/aquaporin family protein, producing MGYGAIFVWETIGTALLILLGTGVVANAVLKNTNGNNGGTLFINVGWGFAVFTGASVANPSGAHLNPAVTLGLAIAKKVSWDKVPFYFAGEMAGAIIGAMLCWATYKLQFDKHDEPQNTLGIFSTAPRIPGTAWNLVTEIIGTFVLLIWILESPTVKTGTDGIPQFGNSALGYAGVAFVVLVIGTSLGGPTGYAINPARDLGPRLAYAFLMPIKGKGDGNWGYSWVPVVGPLVGGALAALLSLALPAS
- the glpK gene encoding glycerol kinase GlpK; translated protein: MSSYVAAIDQGTTSTRCMIFDHSGRVVAVDQKEHRQIFPKAGWVEHDPEEVWSNTREVAAGAVAKADLHVSDIAAVGITNQRETAVVWDRTTGKPVYNAIVWQDTRTQAIVDELSGDIGADRYKTRTGLPLATYFSGPKIRWILDNVEGARAKAESGDLIFGNMDTWVLWNMTGGVDGGVHVTDPTNASRTLLMDLETLAWDAEIAADMGIPLSMLPEIRSSSEEYGHVRERGALAGVPIAGILGDQQAATFGQACLSPGEAKNTYGTGNFVLLNTGTEKVLSENGLLTTVCYKIGSADTVYALEGSIAVTGSLVQWIRDNLGMISSAAEIEEHARSVEDNGGCYFVPAFSGLFAPYWRSDARGAIVGLTRFVNRGHLARAVLEATAFQTREVIDAMNADSGVPLTSLKVDGGMVVNELLMQFQSDILGVPVIRPVVAETTALGAAYAAGLAVGFWKSEDDIRQNWAKDKEWTPAMDDDRRASEYANWKKAVTKTFDWVE